From a region of the Methylomonas rapida genome:
- a CDS encoding Mut7-C ubiquitin/RNAse domain-containing protein: MPLEYTADFRFYAELNDFLPPSRRKRDLAYRFNGHPGIKDPIEVFGVPHTEVALIIVNGHSVGFDYQLRANDRVAVYPVFKQLNMLPLARLRESISGPPRFIVDVNLGKLAKRMRLLGFDSLYRNDYRDAEVANIAENQQRIVLTRDRRLLFAKRITQGYWVRAVTVEHQVEEVIRRFDLYDVIQPFARCLMCNGVLVPVAKADVLEQLQPKTKLYYDDFYRCDDCRRIYWQGSHIDDMRQRFAILLAR, from the coding sequence ATGCCATTGGAATATACCGCCGATTTTCGTTTCTACGCGGAATTGAATGATTTTTTGCCGCCGTCACGGCGCAAGCGGGATTTGGCCTATCGTTTCAATGGTCATCCCGGTATCAAGGACCCCATAGAAGTCTTTGGTGTGCCTCATACCGAGGTGGCACTGATTATCGTCAATGGCCACTCGGTGGGGTTCGATTATCAATTGCGGGCTAACGATCGCGTCGCGGTCTATCCTGTTTTCAAACAGCTAAATATGTTGCCATTGGCCAGATTGCGTGAAAGCATCAGTGGGCCTCCCCGTTTCATCGTCGACGTCAACTTGGGCAAACTTGCCAAGCGTATGCGTTTGTTGGGTTTCGATAGCTTGTATCGCAATGATTATCGCGATGCCGAGGTGGCAAACATCGCCGAGAATCAGCAGCGCATCGTATTGACCCGCGACAGGCGCTTGTTGTTTGCCAAACGCATTACCCAGGGCTATTGGGTGCGCGCGGTTACGGTAGAGCATCAGGTGGAAGAAGTCATCCGGCGCTTCGATTTGTATGATGTCATCCAGCCGTTCGCGCGTTGTCTGATGTGTAATGGCGTGCTGGTGCCCGTCGCCAAAGCGGATGTCTTGGAGCAGTTGCAACCCAAAACCAAACTTTATTATGACGATTTTTATCGCTGCGACGATTGTCGGCGGATTTATTGGCAAGGTTCTCATATCGACGATATGAGACAACGCTTTGCCATTCTTCTGGCACGCTGA
- a CDS encoding protein-L-isoaspartate(D-aspartate) O-methyltransferase has protein sequence MRFHGFPRLQFCALSESWRSSQEVRVMKKAMRLIFWLILIGILLLLFSSHVIAQDDYERQRQELVGVIKEHVASTRDFLQQETLDQRIFNVLGKVPRHAFVPRNQRSFAYENRPLPIGHGQTISQPYIVAIMTDLLKPKPGDKVLEIGTGSGYQAAILAELVDSVYSIEIIEALAEQAADNLKQSGYQNVHTRIGDGYYGWESAAPFDGIVVTAVASHIPPPLIKQLKPGGRMIIPVGAPFMTQYLVLLTKAADGSITTRQILPVSFVPLTGAH, from the coding sequence ATGCGTTTCCACGGTTTCCCGAGATTGCAGTTTTGCGCACTATCCGAGTCATGGCGCTCGAGCCAGGAGGTTAGGGTTATGAAAAAAGCAATGCGGCTGATTTTCTGGCTTATCTTGATCGGCATTTTATTGCTGTTGTTTTCCAGCCATGTCATCGCGCAAGACGATTACGAGCGGCAACGGCAGGAATTGGTCGGCGTCATCAAGGAGCACGTAGCATCCACGCGGGATTTCCTGCAACAAGAAACCTTGGATCAGCGAATCTTCAACGTCTTGGGCAAGGTGCCGCGTCATGCTTTCGTGCCGCGTAATCAACGTTCATTCGCCTACGAAAACAGGCCCTTGCCTATCGGGCACGGGCAGACGATATCGCAGCCTTATATCGTGGCCATCATGACCGACCTGTTAAAACCCAAGCCTGGCGATAAAGTGCTGGAAATCGGGACGGGCTCGGGCTATCAGGCGGCTATTTTGGCCGAGCTGGTCGATAGCGTGTATAGCATCGAAATCATCGAAGCGCTGGCCGAGCAAGCGGCCGATAATCTGAAGCAAAGCGGTTATCAGAATGTACATACCCGCATCGGCGATGGTTATTACGGCTGGGAGAGCGCTGCGCCGTTCGATGGCATCGTGGTGACGGCAGTAGCCAGCCACATTCCTCCGCCGCTGATCAAGCAGTTAAAGCCCGGCGGGCGCATGATCATTCCCGTCGGCGCTCCCTTCATGACCCAATATCTGGTGCTGTTGACTAAAGCAGCAGATGGCAGCATCACCACGCGGCAAATTCTGCCGGTCAGTTTTGTGCCATTGACGGGGGCGCACTGA
- a CDS encoding fused MFS/spermidine synthase gives MMQGSLNAGVRWGVYAFTSFWGAYLLFQLEPLIGKFILPWFGGSPAVWITCMLFFQVLLLAGYAYAHLNLEHFPVRRQGVLHAAFLLLALFTLPVTPEQSFKPDSSEQPTLNILLLLLSSIGLPFFILSTTSPLLQAWIVRINPYRSPYTLYALSNFGSLLALLSYPFVFEPYFKLGQQTLGWSAGFVIYVLLSAGIALDFRRLAKAEAIVATPMALDDETRIADRLSPTMLWLLWLVLPAATSALLLAVTNQLCQDVASVPFLWIVPLSLYVISFIFCFARHDWYQRRIFIPALFVAAIALIGVLYGGGRFTLEAQVGIYGAGLFFCCMTCHGELYRLRPQPSQLTAYYLVISTGGALGGIFVALLAPQVFPLYFEFHIALFACCLLTLFAIGVESQLLERKRRRPLVWLLAGAGLIWLGGNLANHAFQTAAEKTRVNRNFYGVLRVEDRAVENPTLAKRLLRHGAIDHGFQFLAPEKQQLPTAYYGNESGVGLALTHFARADGRRIGVVGLGTGTLLTYGKANDYFRIYDIDPAVVELAQTYFSYIKNTAARYDIVVSDARLAMEREAPQAFDILVLDAFSGDAIPMHLLTEQALQLYLRHLRPDGVLAIHITNHYLDLRPLVSGMAKRAGYAYLLVQSEPSEELGWYRADWALLSKNQSFMQQPVLQKFKEMSAAPVESIIWTDDFSNMFRLLK, from the coding sequence ATGATGCAAGGTTCTTTGAATGCTGGTGTTCGATGGGGAGTGTATGCGTTTACCAGCTTCTGGGGCGCTTATTTATTGTTTCAACTCGAGCCTTTGATCGGCAAATTCATATTGCCCTGGTTCGGGGGGAGTCCTGCGGTATGGATTACCTGCATGCTGTTCTTTCAGGTTTTGCTGCTGGCCGGTTATGCCTATGCCCACCTCAATTTGGAACATTTTCCGGTTCGGCGTCAGGGGGTGCTACATGCGGCTTTTTTGTTGCTTGCGTTGTTCACGTTGCCGGTGACTCCCGAGCAATCGTTCAAGCCCGATAGCAGCGAACAGCCTACCTTGAATATTCTGCTGCTGTTGCTGAGCAGTATCGGTTTACCCTTTTTCATTCTCTCCACCACCAGCCCCTTGCTGCAAGCCTGGATTGTTCGCATCAACCCTTATCGCTCCCCTTACACGTTGTATGCCTTGTCCAATTTTGGCTCCTTGCTGGCGCTATTGAGCTACCCCTTTGTATTCGAGCCTTATTTTAAACTGGGGCAGCAAACCCTGGGTTGGTCGGCGGGCTTTGTGATTTATGTGCTGTTAAGCGCGGGTATCGCGTTGGATTTTCGGCGCCTGGCCAAGGCCGAAGCCATCGTGGCCACGCCGATGGCGCTAGACGATGAAACGCGGATCGCCGATCGATTGTCGCCCACAATGTTATGGCTTTTATGGTTGGTATTGCCCGCGGCCACCTCGGCTTTGTTGTTGGCGGTCACCAATCAGCTTTGCCAGGATGTGGCGAGCGTTCCGTTTCTATGGATCGTGCCGCTGAGTTTGTATGTGATTTCGTTTATTTTTTGTTTCGCCCGCCATGATTGGTATCAGCGGCGTATTTTTATCCCGGCACTATTCGTCGCAGCCATTGCCTTGATCGGAGTACTTTACGGCGGCGGAAGATTTACCTTGGAAGCGCAAGTCGGTATTTATGGTGCTGGCTTGTTTTTTTGCTGCATGACTTGTCACGGCGAACTTTATCGCTTGCGGCCCCAGCCGAGTCAATTGACGGCTTATTATCTGGTGATTTCCACAGGCGGTGCATTGGGTGGCATCTTTGTCGCGCTGCTCGCGCCGCAGGTGTTTCCGTTGTATTTTGAATTCCATATCGCCTTGTTTGCCTGCTGTCTGCTGACACTGTTTGCGATTGGCGTGGAAAGTCAGTTATTGGAGCGCAAGAGGCGACGGCCGCTGGTCTGGTTGCTGGCCGGCGCGGGCTTGATCTGGTTGGGCGGTAATCTGGCCAATCATGCCTTTCAGACGGCGGCAGAAAAAACCCGGGTCAATCGCAATTTTTACGGTGTCCTGCGCGTGGAAGATCGTGCCGTTGAAAACCCGACCTTGGCTAAGCGTTTATTGCGGCATGGCGCCATCGATCATGGTTTTCAGTTTTTGGCGCCCGAAAAGCAACAGTTGCCGACGGCCTATTACGGCAATGAATCGGGGGTAGGTTTGGCGCTGACACATTTTGCGCGCGCGGATGGGCGCCGGATTGGCGTGGTTGGACTCGGCACCGGTACTTTGCTGACATACGGTAAAGCGAATGATTATTTTCGTATCTATGACATCGACCCCGCAGTGGTCGAATTGGCGCAGACTTACTTCAGCTACATCAAGAATACGGCCGCCCGCTACGACATCGTCGTGTCCGATGCGCGCTTGGCAATGGAGCGTGAAGCACCACAAGCATTCGATATATTGGTTTTGGATGCTTTCAGCGGCGATGCAATTCCGATGCACTTGCTGACCGAGCAGGCGCTGCAGTTGTATTTGCGCCACTTACGCCCCGATGGCGTATTGGCCATTCATATTACCAATCATTATTTGGATTTAAGACCCTTGGTGAGCGGTATGGCCAAGCGCGCCGGCTATGCGTATTTGCTGGTGCAATCAGAACCTTCCGAGGAATTGGGCTGGTATCGTGCCGATTGGGCGCTGCTCAGCAAGAACCAGAGCTTCATGCAGCAACCGGTTTTGCAGAAATTCAAGGAAATGAGTGCGGCACCCGTGGAAAGTATCATTTGGACCGACGATTTTTCCAATATGTTTCGCTTATTGAAATAA
- a CDS encoding P-loop NTPase family protein yields MNLEKQFASTDPVLQKAVKVFQELDDLEFELGLLDNDETTARRCSWWPLISTLGGYSPAKSEFIDRFLDAHLHTTRHKFTVLQYTPQTNSATLPGTALDADHRLPFYKISREIEQARPGEGSKINSYLELVTVHSNKLKNKLIIDTPVLNPAAENVANTKLRQHVIAISDLVLVFTDLFDTDPEFNKDTIAGIVKHQDTNKFLYVIDHFELNLDENKIHEIIASWQRRLNDFGIFTGQFVVLSQNGNTSLIEQRINNLNSDRSYRVLDALETSIRSVDDVVMDEVESALVSWKERSNATTLIILSFVIMLILFAEIAVGILDLFFDPIIGPAIIVGLIAIMTPLHLLVSKVHAKFIIKQLHKRQKQLNLSEDLSGLFEKSLTFWRMLLPITKPVGDNKKNRKKLNGLMEQTKDLVQALNDQFSRSQHQDYQAHYDLQTEEEY; encoded by the coding sequence ATGAATCTTGAAAAACAATTTGCTTCGACGGACCCTGTGTTACAGAAAGCCGTAAAAGTCTTTCAAGAATTGGATGACCTGGAATTTGAACTGGGCTTGCTGGATAACGATGAGACCACCGCCCGCCGGTGTTCTTGGTGGCCGTTGATCAGCACCCTGGGCGGTTATTCGCCCGCGAAGTCCGAATTCATCGATCGTTTTCTCGACGCGCATTTACACACCACCCGCCACAAGTTCACGGTGTTGCAGTACACCCCGCAGACCAACAGTGCCACGCTACCCGGCACCGCGCTGGATGCCGATCATCGCCTGCCCTTTTATAAGATCAGCCGCGAAATCGAACAAGCCCGTCCCGGTGAAGGCAGTAAGATCAACAGCTATCTGGAACTCGTCACCGTCCATAGCAATAAACTGAAAAACAAACTGATCATAGACACCCCGGTACTGAATCCGGCCGCGGAAAACGTCGCCAACACCAAGCTCAGACAACACGTGATTGCCATTTCCGATCTGGTATTGGTGTTTACCGATTTGTTCGATACCGATCCGGAATTCAACAAAGATACGATTGCCGGTATCGTCAAACATCAGGATACCAACAAGTTTCTCTACGTGATCGATCACTTCGAACTGAACCTGGATGAAAACAAAATCCACGAAATCATTGCATCGTGGCAAAGACGATTGAACGACTTTGGTATTTTCACCGGCCAATTCGTGGTTCTGTCGCAAAACGGCAATACATCATTGATCGAACAACGCATCAACAATCTGAACAGCGACCGTTCCTATCGCGTGTTGGACGCGTTGGAAACAAGCATCCGCTCGGTCGACGACGTGGTCATGGATGAAGTCGAAAGCGCGCTGGTAAGCTGGAAAGAACGCAGCAACGCCACGACCTTGATCATTCTCAGCTTCGTAATCATGCTGATTTTGTTTGCCGAAATCGCCGTGGGCATCCTTGATCTGTTTTTCGACCCCATCATCGGTCCGGCCATTATCGTCGGCTTGATCGCGATCATGACCCCGCTGCATCTTCTGGTCAGTAAGGTGCATGCCAAATTCATCATCAAGCAGCTGCATAAGCGCCAGAAACAGCTGAACCTGAGCGAAGATTTGTCGGGATTATTTGAAAAAAGCCTGACCTTCTGGCGCATGTTGCTGCCGATCACCAAACCTGTTGGGGACAACAAGAAAAACCGCAAAAAGTTGAATGGCTTAATGGAACAAACCAAGGATCTGGTGCAGGCCTTGAACGATCAGTTCAGCCGCAGCCAGCACCAGGACTATCAAGCCCACTACGACCTGCAAACAGAAGAGGAATACTGA
- a CDS encoding YbhB/YbcL family Raf kinase inhibitor-like protein: MALSLSSKDFVHQGEIPQTLTCDGNDSSPALSWSGVPAHAKSLALIIDDPDAPDPANPKMTWVHWILYNIPVSATGLPRALDASDLPLGALPGKNDWGKTGYGGPCPPIGRHRYFHKLYALDIELPNLHHPTKAQLEAAMAGHVIEKAELIGTYQR; encoded by the coding sequence ATGGCACTCAGCCTAAGTTCAAAAGACTTTGTTCATCAGGGTGAAATTCCGCAAACCCTTACCTGTGACGGCAACGACAGCTCGCCGGCATTGTCCTGGTCTGGCGTACCCGCGCATGCCAAAAGCCTGGCGTTAATCATCGATGATCCCGATGCACCGGATCCCGCCAACCCCAAAATGACTTGGGTGCATTGGATTTTGTACAACATTCCAGTCTCCGCAACCGGACTACCCCGGGCCTTAGACGCATCTGACTTGCCGCTAGGCGCCTTGCCAGGAAAAAACGACTGGGGAAAGACCGGCTACGGTGGCCCCTGCCCCCCGATTGGCCGCCATCGCTATTTCCACAAGCTCTACGCGCTGGATATCGAATTGCCAAATTTGCATCATCCCACTAAAGCGCAATTGGAAGCCGCCATGGCTGGTCATGTCATCGAAAAAGCAGAATTGATTGGCACTTATCAGCGCTAA
- a CDS encoding ribose-phosphate diphosphokinase — MLLLAFPDYCAPSQRLAEKFNIPCERVEVHHFPDGESLIRLPVDLPEHVIVCRSLNQPNDKLIELLLFARTARELGAKRLTLVAPYLCYMRQDVANRPGEAVSQRIIGELLAELFDDVVTVDPHLHRISRLRQAIPLDNAISISASPTLSEFLRNRFDKALLLGPDSESEQWVAGIADVIGFDYAVADKIRRGDREVEITLPDLDFTRQDVVIVDDMASTGRTMARTVALLQAAGAGAVYAVVIHPLFCGDAEMLIRAAGARAIWSTDSIEHHTSCIRLDELLSSALKALP, encoded by the coding sequence ATGTTGCTGCTCGCTTTTCCCGATTATTGCGCACCTAGCCAAAGGTTGGCCGAAAAGTTCAATATTCCATGCGAGCGCGTCGAGGTGCATCACTTTCCCGATGGCGAAAGTCTCATTCGGCTGCCGGTTGACTTGCCCGAGCACGTTATCGTTTGCCGCAGTCTGAACCAGCCCAATGATAAATTGATCGAATTGTTGTTATTTGCGCGCACCGCCAGAGAGCTGGGCGCCAAGCGCCTGACACTGGTCGCGCCGTACTTGTGTTACATGCGTCAGGACGTTGCCAACCGACCGGGCGAGGCGGTTAGCCAGCGCATCATCGGCGAACTGCTGGCCGAACTGTTCGATGACGTCGTCACCGTAGATCCGCATTTGCATCGCATTTCCCGTCTGCGGCAGGCGATTCCTTTGGATAACGCGATCAGTATTTCCGCAAGCCCCACGCTCAGCGAATTTCTCCGCAATCGCTTCGATAAGGCGTTGTTATTGGGGCCGGATAGCGAATCCGAACAATGGGTGGCCGGCATCGCGGACGTCATTGGCTTCGATTATGCCGTTGCCGATAAGATACGGCGTGGCGACCGTGAGGTCGAAATCACCTTGCCTGACTTGGACTTTACTCGGCAGGACGTCGTCATCGTCGATGACATGGCCAGCACAGGTCGAACCATGGCCAGGACGGTAGCCTTGCTGCAAGCAGCAGGTGCAGGGGCGGTATATGCCGTGGTCATTCATCCCTTGTTCTGCGGCGATGCCGAAATGCTGATTCGAGCCGCCGGCGCCAGGGCCATCTGGAGCACAGACAGCATTGAGCATCACACCTCCTGCATCAGGCTGGATGAGCTGCTAAGTTCCGCGCTCAAAGCACTTCCATAG
- the ntrC gene encoding nitrogen regulation protein NR(I), whose product MPLPDKVWVVDDDKSIRWVLEKALQKANIETRCFANAADLLKELALELPQVLITDIRMPGMDGFALLKKIQHEHPALPVIIMTAHSDLESAVSAFHGGAFEYLPKPFDINEVVETVHRACIHGKQQNDKQAPPEGIGETPEIIGEAPAMQEVFRAIGRLARSHITVLINGESGTGKELVAKALHRHSPRADQPFVALNMAAIPRDLMESELFGHEKGAFTGAQARRVGRFEQANNGTLFLDEIGDMPAELQTRLLRVLADNEFYPVGAHAPIKVNVRIIAATHQNLEALVAQGRFREDLFHRLNVIRIHIPPLRERSEDIGLLMRHFLYQSAKELGTEVKTLKPETEAFLSKLKWPGNVRQLENTCRWLTVMASGREIHIEDLPPELSQNPLDTGGESVHNDWESLLQRWIKQELAAGKQDIAKHAIASVETLLIQTALQHTHGRKHEAALMLGYGRNTLTRKLKELDIPE is encoded by the coding sequence ATGCCATTGCCAGATAAAGTCTGGGTTGTCGATGACGACAAATCGATACGTTGGGTGCTGGAAAAAGCCCTGCAGAAAGCCAATATCGAGACTCGTTGTTTTGCCAATGCCGCCGATTTATTAAAGGAACTGGCGCTGGAATTGCCGCAAGTCCTGATTACCGATATTCGCATGCCCGGCATGGACGGATTCGCGCTGCTGAAAAAAATTCAGCACGAGCATCCGGCCTTACCCGTCATCATCATGACCGCCCACTCCGATCTGGAAAGCGCGGTGTCGGCTTTTCATGGCGGCGCTTTCGAATACTTGCCCAAACCCTTCGACATCAACGAAGTCGTCGAAACGGTTCACCGTGCCTGCATTCACGGCAAGCAACAAAACGACAAACAAGCACCGCCAGAAGGTATCGGAGAAACGCCTGAAATCATCGGCGAAGCGCCCGCCATGCAAGAGGTTTTTCGCGCCATCGGCCGATTGGCGCGCTCGCACATCACGGTACTGATCAATGGCGAATCCGGTACCGGCAAGGAACTGGTCGCCAAGGCCCTGCACCGGCACAGCCCGCGAGCCGATCAGCCCTTCGTGGCGTTGAACATGGCCGCCATCCCCAGGGACCTGATGGAGTCCGAGCTATTCGGTCACGAGAAAGGCGCGTTTACGGGCGCCCAAGCCCGGCGGGTTGGTCGTTTCGAACAAGCGAATAACGGCACCTTGTTCCTGGACGAGATCGGCGATATGCCGGCGGAACTGCAAACGCGCCTGCTGCGAGTCTTGGCGGACAATGAATTCTATCCGGTCGGCGCGCATGCGCCGATCAAGGTCAATGTCCGCATCATTGCCGCCACCCACCAAAACCTGGAAGCCTTGGTGGCGCAAGGCCGCTTCCGGGAAGACTTGTTTCACCGCCTGAATGTCATCCGCATCCATATTCCGCCGCTACGCGAGCGTAGCGAAGACATTGGACTGTTGATGAGACATTTCCTCTATCAAAGCGCGAAGGAACTGGGTACCGAAGTCAAAACCCTGAAACCCGAAACCGAAGCTTTCCTCAGCAAGTTAAAGTGGCCTGGCAACGTGCGCCAGCTGGAAAATACCTGTCGCTGGCTCACCGTGATGGCCTCTGGACGCGAAATTCATATCGAGGATTTGCCGCCCGAACTCAGCCAAAACCCGCTGGACACTGGCGGCGAATCCGTTCACAACGACTGGGAAAGCCTGCTGCAGCGCTGGATCAAGCAAGAATTGGCGGCCGGTAAACAGGATATCGCCAAACACGCCATCGCCAGCGTCGAAACACTGTTGATTCAAACCGCCTTGCAGCATACCCACGGCAGAAAACACGAGGCCGCACTCATGCTGGGCTATGGCCGCAACACCCTGACGCGCAAATTGAAAGAACTCGACATACCGGAGTAA
- the glnL gene encoding nitrogen regulation protein NR(II) — MHKRILDHLNAAILLFNKDFRLIYINPAGEMLFADSAKHLLGNPAQKLFKTAHQGLFTDLQQRLNQHEPLVDRELILESLNQSITVNLSATPILEDGELCEILIELQQVDRHLRITKEEQLLAQQNTSRMLVRGLAHEIKNPLGGLRGAAQLLDLELRDPELKEYTQIIIAESDRLQELMDKMLGPNKPAHKHLLNIHEVLERVRQLVTAEAGSDIKLMTDYDPSIPELFADKNQLIQAFLNIVRNAIQALQSTGKITLRTRIQRHMTIGRKRYKLAVKVDIIDNGPGIAPGLMGQIFYPMITGRAEGTGLGLSIAQSLINQHNGLIECESEPGNTVFSIYLPIVGEAEKTVSTY; from the coding sequence GTGCACAAAAGAATACTCGACCACCTCAACGCGGCAATCCTGTTATTCAACAAGGATTTTCGCTTGATTTACATCAATCCGGCCGGCGAAATGCTGTTCGCCGACAGCGCCAAGCATTTGCTGGGCAATCCGGCGCAGAAGCTCTTTAAGACCGCGCACCAAGGCTTATTCACCGACTTACAACAGCGGTTGAATCAGCACGAACCATTGGTTGACAGAGAATTGATACTGGAATCATTGAACCAGTCGATTACCGTAAACTTGAGTGCGACGCCGATATTGGAAGACGGTGAACTTTGCGAAATCCTGATCGAATTGCAACAAGTCGACCGGCATTTGCGCATCACCAAGGAAGAACAACTGCTGGCGCAGCAAAATACCAGCCGGATGCTGGTCAGGGGCCTCGCCCACGAGATCAAAAATCCATTGGGCGGCTTGCGTGGAGCCGCACAGTTATTGGATCTGGAATTACGCGATCCGGAACTGAAGGAGTACACCCAGATCATCATCGCCGAATCCGATCGCCTGCAAGAGTTGATGGACAAAATGCTGGGACCTAACAAGCCGGCTCATAAACACTTGTTGAACATCCACGAGGTACTGGAAAGGGTCAGACAATTGGTAACGGCCGAGGCCGGCAGCGACATCAAATTGATGACCGATTACGACCCCAGCATCCCGGAATTGTTTGCCGACAAGAACCAGCTGATTCAAGCCTTTTTGAACATCGTCCGCAACGCGATACAGGCGCTGCAATCCACTGGAAAGATCACCCTCAGAACGCGTATCCAGCGGCATATGACCATAGGCCGCAAACGCTATAAACTGGCGGTAAAAGTCGACATCATCGATAACGGCCCCGGCATTGCCCCCGGTTTGATGGGACAAATTTTTTATCCAATGATTACCGGCCGGGCCGAAGGCACGGGCCTGGGCTTATCGATTGCTCAATCCTTGATCAATCAGCATAACGGCCTGATTGAATGTGAGAGCGAGCCGGGAAATACGGTATTCTCGATTTATTTACCCATAGTCGGCGAAGCCGAAAAGACAGTATCGACATACTAA